The Rhodohalobacter sp. SW132 genomic sequence CCCGATGAAAACAATTTCACTTCGGACATAAACCGGATCCTGAAATCGGCCAATCTGCTGAAACGTCAGGTATTTACCGGCCTGGTTCCAAAGCAGGGCCGCATCACTGTTTTCAATCGCAACCAGCCCTTTCGATCGAAATATATTCTCCGGCAAACCGCCCTGAAGCACGTTCGACAACCGTCCTTCATCAAACCGCTGATCTGTCGTAAAAACAAAGGTTTCAATACCATACTCCTCCGACTCAGAACCCGGGTCTTTTTCCAGTTCCGCCACCCAAAGCGAGGATTGTTCGGCAACTTCGATATCAAACAGACCGGTATTCAGAATTTGTCCGGCATCAATTTTGCCATGTTCACATTCATATAAAACCGCCCTCGGGTTCATTGTGCTGAAAAGTTCCTTTAACGTCT encodes the following:
- a CDS encoding GTP-binding protein is translated as MNPRAVLYECEHGKIDAGQILNTGLFDIEVAEQSSLWVAELEKDPGSESEEYGIETFVFTTDQRFDEGRLSNVLQGGLPENIFRSKGLVAIENSDAALLWNQAGKYLTFQQIGRFQDPVYVRSEIVFIGQNLDKSKISGMLKSALSTFSLEQSI